GCCGGCCGCCGTCGCGTAGGCCGATCTGATGTTGATCCGGGCCTTCGCGACCTTCTCGGCGGTCCGCGCCAGCGTCCCCGGCTTGTTGGCCAGCCGCACGACGAATGCCGGTTCCTCGGTGGGACGATAGCCGGCCGCCCGCAGCGCCCGCCGCGCCTGGGCGACATTCCTGGTCAGGATGCGGATCTTGCCTCGGCCGGCAGCGTCACTCGCGCACAGCGCGGTGATGTTGACGCCGGCATCGGCCAGGGCTCTGGCCACGCCGGCCAGAACACCGGGTTGCGAGCGCAGCGTGAGCACGAGTTGGGTGAGCTTCGGCATGACGGGTCCCCCTTTCCTCGGGAAACGGTTCCGGGATGGCAGTCGAGCGGTCAGGCATACGCGGGAAAGACGCGCCGCACGATCTGGGGTGGATTGACCTGGAGCAGCCAGGCGGCCAGTCGGCGGGCCGCCCCGCGCACGGCGACGAACGTGATCGAGGCGTCGGCCACTACCTGGCCATGCTGATCCCACGCCGTGACGGTGGTGTCCAAGTAACGCGGGTCCTCGGGGCGCGGCC
Above is a genomic segment from Candidatus Methylomirabilota bacterium containing:
- a CDS encoding ACT domain-containing protein produces the protein MPKLTQLVLTLRSQPGVLAGVARALADAGVNITALCASDAAGRGKIRILTRNVAQARRALRAAGYRPTEEPAFVVRLANKPGTLARTAEKVAKARINIRSAYATAAGRSSIVVMTVGSPARARKVLR